Part of the Micropterus dolomieu isolate WLL.071019.BEF.003 ecotype Adirondacks linkage group LG17, ASM2129224v1, whole genome shotgun sequence genome is shown below.
atccaAACACCTTCTAATGGAGTGCTTTTGTCTCTCTTTGCTCAGTCAAATCTATAAGAGCCACATAGACAGCAGTGATCTTTACAACCAAGATGATCACAGCAAAAACCCTGTGACAGATGAGATGCAACACAAAATCATCATGGAGTCGGAGCGTCTGCGTACCCGTTTGCGCCAAGAGCTGGCTGAGCTGCAGGAGAGATTGTCCACATCTGCCGCCCACCCCAGCTCCACCCTGGCCAGCATGAGGGAGCGCTTGGCTCCCCTTATTCAGCAACTCCAGAGTTCTCTCAGCAGCAACACCCAAGATCTGTGTAGCCAGCTGAGTCTCTATCTGCAGGGCCTGGAGACAGCAGAGTCCCAGCCAGATGCCAGTCCGTCTCCCTATCAGGAAGCCTTCCTCTGGATTAGCCAAACACTGGAGCACAGCAGCTCCAAGGTGGCTGACATCATCAGCGACTTCCATTCTAAAACCATCCGGGTGATCGATCATCTTAAAGAGATCAGCTCTAGTGAGGAAGAGGCAACCAAGTCAGAGCTCTGGCGGGAAATAAGCTCCAGTTTGGGACAGGAAGTGAGTTCACTGAGGTTGGAGGCGCAGAACAGGGTGGAGGCTCTCAAAGCGGAGCTTGCTGCTGTGCTAGAAACTGCACAGACTCATAAGGCTGAAGTGACAGCCAGCATGGAGCGGTTCTGCCAACATGCAGCCCTGCAGAGCAAAGTGTTTCAGGCAAGGATGGAGAGGCAGTTTGAAGGGCTGGAAGAGAAGCTGGAGGTCCAGGGAGTTTCCAGCCTGTCTGCTTCTTCGTCCTCCTCGCCCCTGCAGCCAGGTGGCTCTTTGCAGGAGGACTTTTCAATGAAACTCTCTGCTCTGATCCAAGACATACTGCACTCAGTGTAGTGACAGAGACAGctgtacattttaaacaaaacactaCTAATTCACTGCCGTTATAGTCCCTTTTAAATGATTCATTTCACTTGAATTCTTGCCATTGTGTAGGCAAAGTGAGTAGcctgtaaatatttataaatgcaTGGTTTTGATTGATGTATTTGTTTCATTCTGTATGTGAAAGAGTGTGTAAATGTCAGTATTTACTGTTCCATGTAAAAAGATGCTGCTTGTAGAGAGTAAAGTTATTGACGATACAAATTGCTGTAATTATTTTTAACTACGTAATTTCAACCACAGAGTGCAACACCAACCTGAtttcaaactttatttttaatctgtacaaaacatAGCAACAGGTCTGACTTATAAGATGTAGATTCTATTTTGTTCAAAGCAATGCAATCAATATACAAGAGACCCAGAAATTGTTTCTAACAGGTCAGACTGTCAGTGGGCAGAAAAACAACCATTGCCAAAGCAAATTTCTAATAAcatacaaaaccttttttttctctacaaATATTTCAGGTTTGTCTTCATTACAGATAAATGACTCCTGCATGCATATGCTGTAAGTATAGACAGAAAACATTACATCAGTATTTGCTTGGTCTCCATGGTCACCTGATCAGAACATTCGATTGCTACTGGAAAATTATCAGATTTTATGGTCTCACAATAAACATACAGTTACAACATGGTATGAGGCGATGAGGCGAAGACAGTTTGCCAGTTGATCTGTCAATCAAAGGCATGAGGTAATCGTCTTCAGGAGGATCCAGCCAACAGCAAGGCAGTAGTAGCCAAGCCAAACACCACTCCCACCACCAGGCCCGCCACGTTCACAACATTCCTCCCTGATGCCGCACTTTTACCTGATTCACGCAGAGGG
Proteins encoded:
- the zgc:162608 gene encoding myosin-10, whose product is MYFSHLSLHRKLNMHLKAVLLALSFMTSSAYPLPRNTREATWTDSKDNKAHDKTERTKDVAQIYKSHIDSSDLYNQDDHSKNPVTDEMQHKIIMESERLRTRLRQELAELQERLSTSAAHPSSTLASMRERLAPLIQQLQSSLSSNTQDLCSQLSLYLQGLETAESQPDASPSPYQEAFLWISQTLEHSSSKVADIISDFHSKTIRVIDHLKEISSSEEEATKSELWREISSSLGQEVSSLRLEAQNRVEALKAELAAVLETAQTHKAEVTASMERFCQHAALQSKVFQARMERQFEGLEEKLEVQGVSSLSASSSSSPLQPGGSLQEDFSMKLSALIQDILHSV